In Nocardia sp. NBC_01327, the genomic stretch GTGGGAATTGGATCATTACCGCGTATGTGGTCGCTTTCGGCGGTCTCATGCTGCTGGGTGGGCGTTTGGGGGATACTTTCGGCCGTAAGCGGGTCTTTACGGCCGGTGTCCTGCTTTTCACCCTCACCTCGCTGCTGTGCGGAATTGCGTGGAATCCGGTTGTTCTGGTGATCGGGCGGGCGTTGCAGGGGGTGGCTGCCGCGATTGCGGCGCCGACGTCCATGGCTCTGGTGGCTACCACATACGCGCCGGGTAAGCCGCGCAGTCAGGCGTTCGCGGTATACGCGGCGCTGACGGGCGTTGGTTCGGTTGCCGGGCTGATCGCGGGTGGTGTGCTCACCGAATTGTCGTGGCGGCTGGTGTTCTTGATCAATGTGCCGATCGGTGTGCTTGTCACCGTGGGTGCGGTGCTGTGCCTGCGGGAGTCGCGCGGTATCCGCTCCGAGCTCGACGTAGCGGGCGCGATTCTGGCCACCGTCGGCGTCACGCTGGCGGTTTTCGCCATGAATGCGGGATCGGGTGGCTGGTCCCGCCCGATCGTCGTCGTGCCGGCGGTCGTCGGCGTTCTGACGCTGGCGGCTTTCCTGCTGGTCGAACGACGTGCCGCGCATCCGCTGCTGCCGTTCGGCCTGTTCGGCAATCGCAGCCGGGTCGCCGCGCTGACGGCGATCGTGCTCGCGGGCGCCATCATGATGTGCCTGGCGGTTTTCATCTCGCTGTATCTGCAAGGGGTGCTGCGTTATTCGCCGCTGCGGGCGGGACTGGCCGTCATTCCGTTCGCCTTCGGGCTCGGGGCGGCCGCCGCGCTCTCGTCGCGGCTCGCGCTGAAGTTCGCGCCGCGCTGGCTGGTCATCGCCGGGGGCGCGATCATCCTGACCGGTTGTTTGTACGCGAGCATGATCGTGTCGGACCGACCGGCGTACTTCCCGAGCATCGCGGTTCCGGTGCTGATTATCGGATTCGGGTTCGGCTTCGCGGTCATCCCGCTGACGCTGT encodes the following:
- a CDS encoding MFS transporter; this translates as MIGSVKASEAVGHERVWGAPIFVLGGLQLLVVLDGTVVALALPNIRRALDLSESGGNWIITAYVVAFGGLMLLGGRLGDTFGRKRVFTAGVLLFTLTSLLCGIAWNPVVLVIGRALQGVAAAIAAPTSMALVATTYAPGKPRSQAFAVYAALTGVGSVAGLIAGGVLTELSWRLVFLINVPIGVLVTVGAVLCLRESRGIRSELDVAGAILATVGVTLAVFAMNAGSGGWSRPIVVVPAVVGVLTLAAFLLVERRAAHPLLPFGLFGNRSRVAALTAIVLAGAIMMCLAVFISLYLQGVLRYSPLRAGLAVIPFAFGLGAAAALSSRLALKFAPRWLVIAGGAIILTGCLYASMIVSDRPAYFPSIAVPVLIIGFGFGFAVIPLTLSAIAGVEASEIGPLTALAQVAQNLGGAVGLVSVGAIVSSRILSEGGSNATLVNPSDAQLHALASGYGLAFTCCAVLALAAGVVVLLMRFTPEDVAEGQSAQESAHSG